TGTAAGTATCACTCAACACCGTCTCTACCTCCCAGCCATGACCCCGTGACCACAGCCCTCTTGGCAAAGCTCACAATCTCATCCTCCCTCATGCCTCCTTCTCACCCCTTTCTACTGTGTTTcagccccctctcccttccctttcctcgCACGGCCCCTTCTCTCCACAGCCACAGAACTGTTGCCCGGATATGGACAGGATACCCACCCTCAGTCACAATGATGTTACTGACGTCCAGCGAAGCCAATTCTGCTTCTTCCTCCCGTCTGAGCCGTACAGCCTTACACTTCTCCAGGGTGGGATtccctgtgggggtggggggagggagggggagggggagtgggaggggagggtagggagggggagggtagagaaagggaagggagggcagagagggggagggagtagagggaggtggagagaaaAGGGTGGAGAACGGCATGGTTAAGAGTGTGGTATGTTGGACAGACAGCAGAGTTGGGAACGAAGGGGAGTTTAATGCAGAAAGGGGAAATTGGAGAGTTTGCAGatgaggtgagggaaggtgaggaggggatGGAGGTGGTGGATATTGGTGTGAAGAGAAGGAACAGATTAGTGAGGGATGGGTGCGGTGAGCAACACACCATGATGCATTTACCGAGACACAGGAGATTTGTACAGAAGGGGGACAGAGAACGGTATACGAGGAAGACTCACCTTCTACCCCCAGCTCCTCCAGCTCCTGCCGAAGCACCCTAATCATGGACTTGTTGGAATGACAGTTTTCAAAGAGCTTCTTGTAGTTCCTGCGGACCCCACAGGTGAGGATACAGCGCTTTAGCCGCCGGATGGTGGGGTGTTCTTCCTTCGCAGAATCCTTCCTGCTGCCTGACTGCTTCTGTAATCGGATGTCCACTGGTCAGCTTGGGGCATGAGACACCCattctgggagtgtgagatgggatattgtgatgggacggtgtggagggagcttcatctgtgtcagaccctgggagtgtgtgacgggacggtgtggagggagcttcatctgtgtcagaccctgggagtgtgtgacgggacggtgtggagggagcttcatctgtgtcagaccctgggagtgtgtgacgggacggtgtggagggagcttcatctgtgtcagaccctgggagtgtgtgatgggacggtgtggagggaatttcactctgtgcctgaccctggaagtgtgtgatgggacggtgtggagggaatttcactctgtgcctgaccctggaagtgtgtgatgggacagtatgatGGGAGtttctgtgtcagacccaggaagCGTgtaatgggactgtgtggatggagccTCCCCCTGCGTGCGTTCTGTAGGGATGTGCCTTATTCTGATTGTTGAAAGTCGCTTCcattgtgattggttagtttagaaagtGCAGCTGCTTTTTCCATTGGATAactgcctggtgtccagtttcaaataccCTGGGAGTATAAACAGCACATGGGAGGggctttctctctttttcctttgttCAAGGCAAGACCATTGGGAAGGTATGCCCTGTGTGCACTTTTAACAAACAAACAacaggaaatctgagcaacacacacacacacacaaaatgctgcagaaactcagcaggccaggcagcatttatggaaaatagtagtcaatgtttcgggttgaaATCTTttagcctgaaacgttggctgtacttttttttccccatagatgctgcctggtctactgagttcctccaggattttgtgtgtgttgcacttttAACTAAGCATGTTTGTTGAATGTTCAGCTTTGTagggaacatgaatgtttggtcaaatgtttactgtttgtaaataaatgattaacatACCTATTTGCAGAGAGTGCTTTCTGACCCATGAACCTGATTGAACATGAGTGTGTAACCCATACCCTGGTGAATTTCTCTGTTTGTGATCTCACCTTGCTGTGTTCCTTATGCTGTGCTTTCTTCCTCCAGGGAGACCCACTCTGCCCGTCAGTCTCTTTGTCCACTTCGCTGGCCGATGTGGATCTTGTATCCGAGGAACCCTCGTCCCCAGAGTGACCCTTGTTCCTCTTTGATCCCTCCTTGTGTGGTGACCTCTCTGACTTGCCCCCATCCGTCTCTCCCTCACTTGATGAATTCCCTCCACTTGTCACTTTCTCCtcccctgtctctctccctcttgttcCTTGCTCCTCACAAGAATCTCCTGATTCTTCACCACTCTCCTGCTTCCTGCCATCACCCTTCCTGTTCCTCACTTTCTGCTTGTGGCCCTCtttccttctctccctccctcctgccAGCTTTCCCTGAGGCTTTCCGTTCCTTGGTACTGTTCTCAATGCTTCTtcctccttactgtcctcactaTCCACATCCTCTGACAGGTCCTTCTGTTTGGACCCACTCTTCCTCTGGGATCCCTCCACACCCTTCTGCCTCACTCTAGAGATCTCCTTCATATGCTTCTTACTCCACTCTTCCTCACCCTCAGTCACCTCTGATTCCTCCTCACTCCCCTCCTCTGACACTGCTCCCTTCTTCTGTTTGGACCTGTTGTTTCTCTGGGTCCCTTGCACACCCTTCTTCCTCTCTCTGCCAGTCTGCTTCTtcgtcttctgcactctctcctccTCATTGCCTTCACTATCCTCATCTTCCTCTGACACGTCCTTCTCCTGTTTGGATCCACTCTTCCTCTGGAACCCTTTCTGTTTCCCTTTGACCATCTCCTTCCTCATCTTCCCTACACGCTCCTCTTCACTGTCCTCATCCTCCTCTGACACCTCCTTCTTCTGTATGGATCCACCCTTCCTCTGGGACAGTTTCTGTTTCCCTTTGACCGTCTCCTTCCTCATCTTCCCTACACTCTCCTCTTCACTGTCCTCACTATCCTCGTCCTCCTCTGACACCTCCTTCTTCTGTATGGATCCACTCTTCCTCTTAGACCCTTGCACACCCTTCTGCTTCACTTTGAACATCTCTTTCTTCATTTTCCCTACACTCTCCTCTTCACTGTCCTCACTATCCTCATCCTCCTCTGACACCTCCTTCTTCTGTATGGATCCACTCTTCCTCTGGAACCCTTTCTGTTTCCCTTTGACAGTCTCCTTCCTCATCTTCCCTACACTCTCCTCTTCACTGTCCTCACTATCCTCATCCTCCTCTGACACCTCCTTCTCCTGTTTGGATCCACTCTTCCTCTGGAACCCTTTCTGTTTCCCTTTGACCGtctccttcctcattttccctacACTCTCCTCTTCACTGTCCTCACTATCCTTGTCCTCCTCTGACACCTCCTTCTCCTGTTTGGATCCACTCTTCCTCTGGGACAGTTTCTGTTTCCCTTTGACCGTCTCCTTCCTCATCTTCCCTACACTCTCCTCTTCACTGTCCTCACTATCCTCATCCTCCTCTGACACCTCCTTCTCCTGTTTGGATCCACTCTTCCTCTGGAACCCTTTCTGTTTCCCTTTGACCGTCTCCTTCCTCATCTTCCCTACACTCTCCTCTTCACCATCCTCATCCTCCTCTGACACCTCCTTCTCCTGTTTGGATTCACTCTTCCTCTGGGAGAGTTTCTGTTTCCCTTTGACCGTCTCCTTCCTCATCTTCCCTACACTCTCCTCTTCACTGTCCTCACTATCCTCGTCCTCCTCTGACACCTCCTTCTTCTGTATGGATCCACCCTTCCTCTGGGACCGTTTCTGTTTCCCTTTGACCGTCTGCTTCTTCGTCTTCCCTACACTCTCCTCGTCCTCCTCTGACACCTTCTTCTGTTTGGACCCACCCTTCCTCTGGGACCCTTGCACACCCTTCTTATGTCTCCTCTCACTGCCTTCACCACCTTCCTCCTCCTCAGACAGCACCTCCATCTGCTGGGGACTGGGTTTCCTCAGTGCCCCTCGGGCAGTATCACTGTCCTCACCCGCCCAGTTTCTGCCCTGggtgaaccttctcccagttcgTTTGTGTCCCTCCTCCTCTCCGCTCAACTGTGAGTCAGGACCTCGGTCGCCCTCCTTCCGGGGACTGTCCACGTGGGAACACCTCGCCAGGCACTCTGATAATTCCTGCCCCGATTTCATTGCAGATTCCTCTCCGTCTCTTCCCTCCACCGCCTCTCCGGCACCTTTGCCCTGCCCTGGGAGAACTCCTGGCTTCCGGTCAGTCTCAGAGGCTGGTTCACCTCCTCCAACTCTCCTGCATCGCAGCTCATCACCTGACTCATCCCGTGAGGGAGACTCAGATCCGATGTCTGGAATGTTTCGGAGAAGAAAAATCCTTCAGCCATTGGCATGGGAAAGGTGACTAAAATATAAGGAacgagaggactaaaatataaatataaaatatggAGAGgtctcacttgggagtattgtgaggtttatgccctttatcttagaaaggatgctcTGAATCTGGagtgagttcaaaggaggttcatgaacacatttccaggattgaatggcttgtcatatgaagaggtttgatggctctggccttgtattcactggaatttggaagaatgagtggtgacctcattgaaacctatcaaatggtgaaagggcttgatagagtggatgtggagaggatgtttctgatggtggaagagtctaagaccagaggacacagtctcagtatagaggggtgtcctttcagaataaagatgaggaggaatttatttggccagagagtggtgaatgtgtggaattcatggccaccagcagctatggaggccaaatctttaaaTTAGTTTAAGGCAGACGTTgccagattcttgattggtcagtgcatgaatggatacggggagaaggcaggaggttgggctgagaggaaaattatatcagccaggatgaaatagCGGAGTAGacgcgatgggccaaatgtctaattctgctcctatatctaatggacTCTTCCTCCCCCCCATATCCATTAcctacccctccccctctctcccctataGCCTGTCTGTCACCCTCTCCCACCCAAACCTCACTGCCTTTCTGtcacccccctctctcttcaCAGGCCTGCCTGTCTCTgccactccctccctctcctacaCCCTTTCCCATCTGTCACCCCTCTACACTCTGttctgtctctgtcaccccttcCCTCCATCTGTCATCCCTCCCTCCTTTACACCTCTCCCCGCCTccatcacctctccctctcctacaccccttcccatctgtcACCCCTCTACACTCTGttctgtctctgtcaccccttcCCTCCATCTGTCATCCCTCCCTCCTTTACACCTCTCGCCGCCTCCATCACCTCTCCCTCCCTTACAACCCTTCCCATCTCCATAGACcccttccctacacccctccctgtctctgcaacTCCCTCGCTCCCCTAtactccttctcatctctgtgacCCCTTCCCTCCCCATAAGCCTCCGCCTgtcaatccctcccccctccagcCGTCCCTGCCTCTGTcaccccctccttcccctacacccctccccgtctccatgATCCCTTCCAGCCTTTGTCTCTAGATTTTGTCTGTTTCAATGAAGCAACCCATGGTTAGGTGTCCTACCTGACTCAGTGGAGGCGATTCGTTCCCTCTTCCTCTGAGGGGCTGCCCCTCGGGGAGGGGGGCTCTCACTGCCACTTCCACCTCTCTCTTGTCGCTGGCGTTTCCGAGAGAGCTCCTGCTGCTTCTTGTTCTTCAGGGTCTCCGCCTTCCTGCTGAGGGGCTCGTCATCACTTGAGTCACTGCTCTGTAAAGCAGGGGTGAGAGTGGAATGAGTGGGTGGTATGCTAGGACACAGCAGGCTTCCACCCCTCAAatgcaatggggggggggggcgggatcagtgtgtgtgtgtctatgcatTGTAGCTGATAATCTGTGCGAATGTGAGTGTGTGACAGagttttgtctgtgtgtgtgcgtcaagaatttgtgtgtgagtgagtttgtgcgtgtgaaAGTTTGTGTGcttgtgagagagaaagtgagagtgtctgagtgtgtgtgtctgtccataTGTAGCTGGTATCTGTGTGAGGATGTGTGATCTTACTGGAGACACGCacgcgtgcgcacacacacagtTTCCAGTAGAACTtaacagcatagtacaggctcttcaactcacaatattgtgccaaacttt
This region of Hemitrygon akajei chromosome 31, sHemAka1.3, whole genome shotgun sequence genomic DNA includes:
- the hirip3 gene encoding HIRA-interacting protein 3, whose translation is MAEEMREFVSELLSGGLSELTHTVVQQKYLKHLQKESLSSQEKAELKEVVERALLEYPSSDSSDDEPLSRKAETLKNKKQQELSRKRQRQERGGSGSESPPPRGAAPQRKRERIASTESDIGSESPSRDESGDELRCRRVGGGEPASETDRKPGVLPGQGKGAGEAVEGRDGEESAMKSGQELSECLARCSHVDSPRKEGDRGPDSQLSGEEEGHKRTGRRFTQGRNWAGEDSDTARGALRKPSPQQMEVLSEEEEGGEGSERRHKKGVQGSQRKGGSKQKKVSEEDEESVGKTKKQTVKGKQKRSQRKGGSIQKKEVSEEDEDSEDSEEESVGKMRKETVKGKQKLSQRKSESKQEKEVSEEDEDGEEESVGKMRKETVKGKQKGFQRKSGSKQEKEVSEEDEDSEDSEEESVGKMRKETVKGKQKLSQRKSGSKQEKEVSEEDKDSEDSEEESVGKMRKETVKGKQKGFQRKSGSKQEKEVSEEDEDSEDSEEESVGKMRKETVKGKQKGFQRKSGSIQKKEVSEEDEDSEDSEEESVGKMKKEMFKVKQKGVQGSKRKSGSIQKKEVSEEDEDSEDSEEESVGKMRKETVKGKQKLSQRKGGSIQKKEVSEEDEDSEEERVGKMRKEMVKGKQKGFQRKSGSKQEKDVSEEDEDSEGNEEERVQKTKKQTGRERKKGVQGTQRNNRSKQKKGAVSEEGSEEESEVTEGEEEWSKKHMKEISRVRQKGVEGSQRKSGSKQKDLSEDVDSEDSKEEEALRTVPRNGKPQGKLAGGRERRKEGHKQKVRNRKGDGRKQESGEESGDSCEEQGTRGRETGEEKVTSGGNSSSEGETDGGKSERSPHKEGSKRNKGHSGDEGSSDTRSTSASEVDKETDGQSGSPWRKKAQHKEHSKKQSGSRKDSAKEEHPTIRRLKRCILTCGVRRNYKKLFENCHSNKSMIRVLRQELEELGVEGNPTLEKCKAVRLRREEEAELASLDVSNIIVTEGRPRRHCGSAWESRTTPDLPTQTYRRSLGSDSEGEDEPPRKLTAWSNLKGLISEESDSN